A region of the Kribbella sp. NBC_01245 genome:
ATCAGCGCCGCCCAGGCCAGGTGCATGGCCTCGCCGAGCGCCCACATCACGGCGAGTGAGGCGAATAGCGCGAGCATCCAGCCCGCGAAACCCGCACCGCCGAGCAGGCCGGCGGCCTTGCCGGCTTTCTTGGCCTCGTCGCGGAACTCCACCTTCGCGAGAGCGAGTTCTTGCCGGGTGAGCGCGGTCAGATCAGTGGTGAGCTTGGAGATCAACTCACCCATCGACTGATCCACCGACGGCGGAGACGGTTCAGGTACTCCAGTCATCTCCGCTCACCGTCCCGGCTGCGGACCCGGGCCGGGGAGCGTGTCCCC
Encoded here:
- a CDS encoding phage holin family protein produces the protein MGELISKLTTDLTALTRQELALAKVEFRDEAKKAGKAAGLLGGAGFAGWMLALFASLAVMWALGEAMHLAWAALIVTAVWGIAGAVLFQVGRQRLRQVDPKPDQTVDSMKEDAKWLTARNN